A stretch of DNA from Micromonospora sp. WMMD1155:
GTGTAGCCGGGACAGAGAGCCATCACGCGCACACCGAATGGTCGTGCCGAAAGGCCGACCGACTCGCTGAAGTTGGTGACCCAGGCCTTGCTGGCCGAGTACGTCGAGCCGGGCATGGCCGCGCCGAAACCGGCTACCGAAGAGACATTTATCACTGCCCCGTCTCGCCGTTCGGTCATCGGTCGCAGCGCCGCGAGCGTCAGTCGCATGACCGCGTGCACGTTGAGCCGCAACAGGCGGGCCTCGTCCTCGGCCGTCGAGCGCAGGAACGGCTTGTTCAGGCTGATCCCGGCATTGTTGACGAGCAGGTGCACCGGGCTGCCGTCGGCGATGCGCCGCTCCACCGCGACGCAGCCGTCGTCGGTGGACAGATCCGCCGAGATGGTCTCCACGACCCGGCCGTGGGTCGATCCCAGCTCGGTGGCCATCTCGGTCAGCCGGGCGGCGTCACGGGCGATGAGCACCAGTTGCCAACCGTCGCCGGCCAGCCGCCGGGCGAACGCCGCGCCGATGCCCGCCGTGGCCCCGGTGATCAGGGCCCGACGCTCAGCGGTCGAGGGATCGAGCGGCACGGCGGATTCCTTCACCTGGGCGGGTACGGGGGCGCGGGTGGCGCCGACGGCGGCTGGTACGGGGCAGGCGTGAA
This window harbors:
- a CDS encoding SDR family oxidoreductase — its product is MPLDPSTAERRALITGATAGIGAAFARRLAGDGWQLVLIARDAARLTEMATELGSTHGRVVETISADLSTDDGCVAVERRIADGSPVHLLVNNAGISLNKPFLRSTAEDEARLLRLNVHAVMRLTLAALRPMTERRDGAVINVSSVAGFGAAMPGSTYSASKAWVTNFSESVGLSARPFGVRVMALCPGYTRTEFHQRAGINMSKTPEWLWLRAEDVVDEALRDLRKGKMVSVPAWKYKMVVAGMRHAPRRLLQAVAKDTRGRIGRDER